The DNA window AGCACAACGCGTTCAACGACGAGATGATGGACGCTTGGACCCGCGCGCTGGATTGGGCGATCGGCGAGCCGGACGCGCGCTGCATCCTCATCCGCGGTGAGGGGGCTTCGTTCTCGTCGGGGAGGGACGTCACCGAGCTCGGGCAGCGCGCGAAGGGCGAGACCGATTACGAGTTCGTCCGGCGCGCGCAGGACGACGCGCTGCGCCTGAGCGAGACGCCGAAGCCGGTGATCGCCGCGCTGAAAGGATACGTCTTCGGCGGTTCGTTCGAGCTGGCGCTGCGCGCGGATATCCGGGTCGCGGCGAGCGACGTGAAGATGTGCTTCCCCGAGATCGGGTTCGGGATCCTGCCCGACACCGGCGGAACGCAGCTCCTGACCATGCTCGCCGGGCCGTCGCGCGCGAAGCTCCTGATCATGACCGGCGACCGGATCGGCGCGGACGATGCGAAGGCTTGGGGGATCGTCGACATCGTTGTCCCGCCCGAGGAGCTGGACGAAGCGGCGCTCGACCTCGCGCGACGTCTCGCCGACGGCCCGCCGCTCGCGTTGGCGCTGGCGAAACAGCTCGTCGACCAGTTCTCGGCCGACGCCGTCCGGCGCGGCACGCGCGCGGAGCTCGTCGCCCAGACCGGGCTCTTCTCCAGCGACGACTACCGCGAGGCGCGGACCGCGCACGCGGAAGGCCGCCCGCCGCGTTTCACCGACCGGTAGGTCCAGCCGATCGTCGCGATCCGGCCGCTGCGAGCCGCACGGTAGTAGGCGCGGTGATAGTTCTCGTATGGATTGAGCGCCACATAGAGCCTGTCGCAGAATGGCCGTGACCATCGTAGTTCTGCGATGGACACGCGGCGC is part of the Actinomycetota bacterium genome and encodes:
- a CDS encoding enoyl-CoA hydratase/isomerase family protein, which produces MSEAVLRDLVDRVAVLSLNRPKKHNAFNDEMMDAWTRALDWAIGEPDARCILIRGEGASFSSGRDVTELGQRAKGETDYEFVRRAQDDALRLSETPKPVIAALKGYVFGGSFELALRADIRVAASDVKMCFPEIGFGILPDTGGTQLLTMLAGPSRAKLLIMTGDRIGADDAKAWGIVDIVVPPEELDEAALDLARRLADGPPLALALAKQLVDQFSADAVRRGTRAELVAQTGLFSSDDYREARTAHAEGRPPRFTDR